The following are encoded in a window of Megalobrama amblycephala isolate DHTTF-2021 linkage group LG19, ASM1881202v1, whole genome shotgun sequence genomic DNA:
- the caprin1b gene encoding caprin-1b — protein MPSATNGTRTVKSASPDLGSAPGSMNQITSSNQLTGTQSEAMKQVLVVLEKKVRNMEKKKSKLDDYQARNSKGERLNQDQLEALSKYQEVIHNLEFARELHKSFLALGQEIQKTVKKAARREQLHREEMEQKRLKRVLELQFLLDRLGDESVRQELLQGAGGPSLLTESDLTSLDEFYKLVGPERDQNIRLTDQYQEASQHLWELLEGKEKPVAGTTYKALNETLERVLQSGYFDRVQSHQNGVCAEEEEQTAAVEVSEAEERPPDAEVEVTEEYAEPIPIEATEFVNRQFVSESTYSTGDKEQIEEWSAETEVVNSMQQPVQTTPSPVVPEPHPLTTVTPTPPSDPVIRQQVVQDLMAQMQGPYNFMQDSMLDFDGQSLDPAIVSAQPMKPASMEMPPMVCQPAHPESRLAQPPAVGIQPEPTQIPMVSPPETFSTPPPMYQSSHTADPRPQTNSMDPIQASIPLTEQPPPSTALPPASQTQVIQPGSKPLHSSGINVNAAPFQSMQTVFNLNAPVPPVNDTDSMKQASQYQNSYSQGFNSQTQHPVEQTDMPPEQLQSVVGAFHSQDQSLPNSTGHQPMSQQPGGQGNGFSRQSQSFYNSRGMSRGGPRGSRGMMNGYRGQSNGFRGGYEGYRPSFSNSPNSGYGQTQFSTPRDYSNGNYQRDGYQQNYKRGAGQGTRGISRGNVQAMRS, from the exons ATGCCCTCGGCAACAAATGGCACCAGGACTGTGAAGTCTGCCAGCCCAGACTTGGGATCTGCTCCCGGATCAATGAACCAAATCACATCCAGCAACCAGCTGACTGGAACCCAATCAGAGGCCATGAAGCAGGTGCTGGTGGTTCTTGAAAAGAAAGTGCGCAATATGGAGAAGAAAAAG AGCAAACTTGATGACTATCAGGCCAGGAACAGCAAAGGGGAACGTCTCAACCAGGACCAGCTG GAAGCCCTGTCTAAGTATCAGGAAGTAATCCATAACCTCGAGTTTGCACGGGAGCTGCACAAGAGCTTTTTGGCATTGGGTCAAGAA ATCCAGAAGACCGTTAAGAAAGCGGCACGTCGTGAGCAGCTCCATCGTGAAGAGATGGAACAGAAAAGGCTGAAACGGGTTCTGGAGCTGCAGTTCCTCCTTGACCGACTCGGGGATGAAAGCGTGCGACAAGAGCTGCTGCAAGGAGCCGGAGGACCTTCGCTGCTTACGGAGAGTGACCTTACTTCCCTGGATGAGTTTTACAAGCTTGTGGGGCCCGAACGTGACCAAAACATCAG GTTGACTGACCAGTATCAAGAAGCATCACAGCACTTATGGGAACTTTTGGAGGGGAAGGAGAAGCCTGTAGCAggaacaacat ATAAAGCACTGAATGAGACGTTGGAGCGAGTTTTGCAGAGCGGCTACTTTGACAGAGTGCAGTCTCATCAGAACGGAGTTTGCGCGGAGGAAGAGGAGCAAACCGCTGCGGTGGAAGTGTCTGAAGCAGAGGAGCGCCCTCCTGATGCGG AGGTTGAAGTGACGGAAGAGTATGCAGAACCCATTCCAATTGAGGCAACCGAG TTTGTGAATAGGCAGTTTGTTTCGGAGAGCACATACAGTACTGGTGATAAGGAGCAAATAGAGGAATGGAGTGCAGAAACTGAG GTGGTTAACTCCATGCAGCAGCCGGTTCAAACCACCCCTAGCCCTGTTGTCCCAGAGCCCCATCCACTGACCACAGTAACACCAACACCCCCTTCAGACCCTGTGATTAGACAGCAGGTGGTTCAGGATCTCATGGCACAGATGCAGGGTCCATACAACTTCATGCAG GACTCCATGCTTGATTTTGATGGACAGTCTCTTGATCCGGCTATTGTATCTGCACAGCCTATGAAGCCAGCCTCAATGGAGATGCCTCCGATGGTGTGTCAACCAG CTCACCCAGAGTCTCGTCTCGCACAACCTCCAGCTGTTGGCATTCAGCCTGAACCCACACAA ATCCCCATGGTTTCTCCACCAGAAACATTCTCCACACCTCCTCCAATGTACCAGTCCTCTCACACAGCTGATCCACGACCACAGACGAACTCCATGGATCCCATTCAG GCCTCCATACCTCTGACAGAGCAGCCGCCTCCGTCTACGGCGCTCCCTCCTGCCTCTCAAACCCAGGTGATCCAGCCTGGATCTAAACCCTTGCACAGCAGCGGCATCAATGTCAATGCAGCCCCGTTCCAGTCCATGCAAACG GTGTTCAACCTTAATGCGCCTGTCCCACCAGTTAATGATACGGACTCAATGAAGCAGGCCAGCCAATACCAGAATAGCTACAGCCAGGGTTTTAATAGCCAGACGCAGCACCCTGTGGAGCAGACGGACATGCCACCAGAACAGCTCCAGTCTG TGGTTGGTGCCTTCCATTCTCAAGACCAGTCACTCCCAAACTCCACTGGCCACCAGCCCATGTCCCAGCAGCCAGGAGGCCAGGGCAACGGCTTCAGCCGCCAGTCTCAGTCCTTCTACAACAGCAGAGGGATGTCTCGTGGTGGTCCTCGTGGCTCGCGCGGTATGATGAACGGCTACAGAGGACAATCCAATGGATTCAGAG GGGGATATGAAGGTTATCGGCCATCCTTCTCAAACTCTCCAAACTCTggatatggacaaacccagttcAGTACGCCGCGCGACTATTCCAACGGCAACTATCAGCGG GATGGTTACCAACAGAACTATAAACGTGGCGCTGGCCAAGGGACTCGAGGGATCAGTCGAGGAAACGTTCAAGCCATGCGATCTTAA